A stretch of the Kroppenstedtia eburnea genome encodes the following:
- a CDS encoding YggT family protein — MIFQIVNTLFTIYQFMIFGYILLSWFPNGRESPIALFLARLVEPYLSIFRSFIPPLGMIDISPIIALIALRFVEQGVFFILQLILGAF; from the coding sequence ATGATCTTCCAAATCGTTAACACATTGTTCACGATATATCAATTTATGATCTTCGGTTATATCCTTCTGTCCTGGTTCCCCAATGGGAGGGAATCGCCCATCGCTCTCTTTCTCGCCAGGCTGGTGGAACCCTATCTGTCCATTTTCCGCAGCTTTATCCCGCCCCTGGGCATGATCGATATCTCTCCGATCATCGCTTTGATCGCGTTGAGATTTGTGGAACAAGGTGTCTTTTTTATCCTTCAGCTGATCCTGGGTGCTTTTTAA
- the spoIIGA gene encoding sigma-E processing peptidase SpoIIGA, with amino-acid sequence MVVYADMVFALNLCIDFLLLWLTSAIRRQQTSIRRILAAALLGASYAVIHLLQPLLLSYTFIGKMLFSVLMVWVAMGFRGPLAFLRNLGVFYLISFVTGGGMFALHYFFSGGVQASDGMLLTQSYGWGSPVSWVFVLLAFPLVWLYARVSFGTIQERHSVNQFLAPVAIWINGKKVECVGLIDTGNQLRDPISRIPVMMVELEPLAPFLPSPLVSMTQEKNWARLGTDLSEEWMTRIRFVPFRGAASDGGMLLALKPDRVEVFQEGRWHEAGRVLIGLDSKRLSTDGTYQAILHPACMPVAG; translated from the coding sequence ATGGTTGTATATGCCGACATGGTTTTCGCCCTCAACCTGTGCATCGATTTTCTTCTCTTGTGGCTGACATCTGCGATTCGTCGCCAGCAGACTTCCATTCGGCGGATTCTGGCAGCAGCGCTTCTCGGTGCCAGCTATGCCGTGATCCATCTGCTTCAACCTTTACTCCTTTCTTACACGTTTATCGGAAAAATGCTGTTTTCCGTGTTGATGGTGTGGGTGGCCATGGGCTTTCGCGGACCGCTCGCCTTTTTGCGAAACTTGGGAGTTTTTTATCTGATCTCCTTTGTTACCGGCGGGGGGATGTTTGCACTCCATTATTTCTTTTCCGGAGGGGTCCAAGCATCCGATGGGATGTTGCTGACCCAATCCTACGGGTGGGGTTCTCCTGTATCCTGGGTGTTCGTCTTGTTGGCTTTTCCCTTGGTTTGGCTGTACGCCCGGGTATCCTTTGGAACGATTCAGGAACGTCACAGTGTGAATCAGTTCCTGGCCCCTGTGGCGATCTGGATCAATGGGAAAAAGGTGGAATGCGTCGGCCTGATCGATACAGGCAACCAACTGCGGGATCCGATCAGCCGGATTCCGGTCATGATGGTGGAATTGGAACCATTGGCCCCCTTTTTGCCCTCCCCGTTGGTCTCCATGACACAGGAGAAGAATTGGGCAAGATTGGGAACCGACTTATCGGAAGAGTGGATGACCCGGATCCGGTTTGTTCCCTTCCGCGGAGCCGCCAGTGACGGTGGCATGTTGCTCGCCCTGAAACCGGACAGAGTGGAAGTGTTCCAGGAGGGCAGATGGCACGAGGCGGGGAGGGTGCTGATCGGACTGGACAGCAAGCGATTGTCCACGGATGGGACGTACCAGGCGATCCTGCATCCCGCCTGCATGCCGGTTGCAGGATAA
- the ftsA gene encoding cell division protein FtsA, with product MSSGEFIVSLDIGTSKVRVIVAEVTRENIQIVGVGSASSKGTKKGAITDIDQAVQSIREAVTHAERMVGIEISSVFVGIAGNHVSLHPSHGVVAVSGENKEIDQEDVDRVMQAARVVALPPERAVIEVVPKQYVVDGLGDIQDPHGMVGVRLEVEATIVTGSKTIIHNVLRCVEKADLAVDGILLLPLAAGEICLSADEKNMGVVLADIGGGATSLAVFDQGDLAAAGELPIGGDFITNDIAYGLRTQTEIAEKLKRKYGVALVEEADKEVNFGVPTIGSNRERTISQEELAMIIEPRVEEIFQLIREQVESLGFPGEPAGGYVLTGGVMSTPHILGVARAQLGHAVRIISPQHIGAEDPSFTGGVGMVHYIQRRWLHRLPEYDNRSHSSKRNKNNKPSTWVKIRDFIGQFI from the coding sequence TTGAGCAGTGGAGAGTTTATAGTCAGCCTGGACATAGGCACATCCAAAGTTCGCGTGATCGTCGCCGAAGTCACCCGGGAGAACATCCAGATTGTCGGCGTCGGTTCCGCTTCCTCCAAGGGGACGAAGAAAGGGGCGATCACAGATATTGACCAAGCGGTTCAATCGATCCGTGAAGCTGTCACACATGCGGAGCGGATGGTGGGTATAGAAATATCCAGCGTGTTTGTGGGAATCGCGGGGAACCATGTCTCTTTGCATCCCAGCCATGGGGTGGTGGCCGTTTCCGGCGAGAATAAGGAGATCGACCAGGAGGACGTGGACCGGGTGATGCAAGCAGCCCGGGTGGTGGCCCTGCCCCCGGAGCGGGCGGTCATCGAAGTGGTGCCCAAGCAATATGTGGTGGATGGCCTCGGAGACATCCAGGACCCTCACGGAATGGTGGGAGTTCGGCTGGAAGTGGAAGCCACCATCGTGACCGGTTCCAAAACGATCATTCACAATGTCCTCCGCTGTGTGGAAAAGGCGGATCTGGCGGTGGATGGAATCCTCTTGCTCCCCCTGGCCGCCGGAGAGATCTGTCTTTCTGCCGACGAAAAGAACATGGGGGTCGTCCTCGCGGATATCGGAGGCGGAGCCACGTCCCTGGCTGTCTTTGACCAAGGGGACCTGGCCGCCGCCGGGGAACTTCCCATCGGCGGTGATTTTATCACCAATGATATCGCCTACGGACTGCGAACCCAGACGGAGATTGCGGAAAAATTGAAGCGGAAGTATGGTGTGGCCCTCGTGGAAGAGGCGGACAAGGAGGTCAACTTCGGAGTTCCCACGATTGGAAGCAACCGGGAGAGAACCATCTCCCAGGAAGAGTTGGCCATGATTATCGAACCCCGGGTGGAGGAGATCTTCCAGCTGATCCGCGAACAGGTGGAATCCCTCGGCTTTCCCGGAGAACCTGCCGGAGGGTATGTCCTGACCGGCGGCGTGATGTCCACCCCTCATATTCTCGGTGTGGCCCGTGCCCAACTGGGACATGCTGTCCGGATCATTTCCCCTCAGCATATCGGGGCGGAGGATCCCTCCTTCACCGGCGGGGTGGGGATGGTTCATTATATCCAGCGGCGCTGGTTGCACCGGCTTCCGGAATATGACAACCGGAGTCACTCATCCAAGCGAAATAAAAACAACAAACCCTCAACCTGGGTGAAGATCCGGGATTTCATCGGGCAGTTCATTTGA
- a CDS encoding RNA-binding protein: MVRKEDLFRHFRSDERPFVERVLDWTEQVERRSRPVLTPFLNPREQTITDMLVKRAPELGVTFDGGFFDAERKRARIFPPWQEEGDNGLSFLELESVDRSSPLKHPDVLGSLLGLGVKREVIGDLLPRETHCQVIIAGEILDYIRMQLNRVGRIPVRMTEIKREEIRPPQQETEVVTVSVASLRVDALVAEAFRLSRAKATPLIKNGRCHINWKTTENPAEPVREGDMISLRGQGRVRVGEILGETKKGRHRIQLIRFL, encoded by the coding sequence ATGGTGCGCAAGGAAGATTTGTTCCGTCATTTTCGCTCGGACGAGCGTCCTTTTGTGGAGCGGGTGCTGGATTGGACGGAGCAGGTGGAAAGACGCTCCCGCCCTGTGTTGACCCCTTTTCTCAATCCGAGGGAACAAACCATCACCGATATGCTGGTGAAAAGGGCCCCCGAACTCGGTGTCACCTTCGACGGGGGCTTTTTCGATGCCGAGCGGAAGCGGGCGCGCATTTTTCCGCCTTGGCAAGAGGAAGGGGACAACGGTTTGTCATTTCTGGAGCTGGAATCGGTGGACCGTTCCAGCCCCTTGAAGCACCCGGATGTGCTGGGTTCACTGCTGGGCTTGGGAGTGAAGCGGGAAGTGATCGGGGATCTTCTGCCCCGGGAGACCCATTGTCAGGTGATCATTGCCGGGGAAATTTTGGACTATATCCGGATGCAACTGAATCGGGTCGGCAGGATTCCCGTTCGGATGACGGAAATCAAACGGGAAGAGATCCGACCGCCGCAACAGGAGACGGAGGTTGTGACGGTATCCGTCGCCTCGCTCCGGGTGGATGCTCTGGTTGCGGAGGCCTTCCGTCTGTCGAGAGCGAAAGCGACTCCGTTGATCAAGAACGGAAGATGCCATATCAATTGGAAAACGACGGAGAACCCTGCGGAACCGGTCCGCGAGGGAGACATGATCTCCCTGCGCGGACAGGGACGGGTTCGTGTCGGGGAGATTTTGGGTGAGACGAAGAAAGGTCGCCACAGAATTCAGCTCATCCGGTTCCTTTGA
- the sigE gene encoding RNA polymerase sporulation sigma factor SigE: MVLKWKLAFQLLWYRILMQIGLKGEEIYYIGGSEALPPPLTREEEEHLLIRLPSGDAAVRAMLIERNLRLVVYIARKFENTGINIEDLVSIGTIGLIKAVNTFDPSKKIKLATYASRCIENEILMFLRRNNKIRSEVSFDEPLNMDWDGNELLLSDVMGTDNDTIYRNIEEQVDRKILRTALSRLSERERKIMELRFGLNGGEEKTQKDVADLLGISQSYISRLEKRIIKRLRKEFNKMV; encoded by the coding sequence ATGGTCCTGAAGTGGAAGTTGGCGTTCCAATTATTGTGGTACCGTATCCTTATGCAGATCGGGTTGAAAGGAGAAGAAATATATTATATCGGGGGAAGTGAGGCCCTGCCTCCACCCCTGACCCGGGAAGAGGAAGAACATCTGTTGATCCGATTGCCCAGCGGGGATGCGGCGGTTCGAGCCATGTTGATTGAGCGCAATCTCCGGTTGGTGGTCTACATCGCCCGCAAGTTTGAGAATACGGGAATCAACATTGAAGATCTGGTATCCATCGGCACCATCGGCCTGATCAAAGCTGTCAACACCTTTGACCCTTCAAAGAAGATCAAGCTGGCCACATACGCCTCCCGCTGCATCGAAAATGAGATCCTGATGTTTCTGCGACGTAACAACAAAATCCGGTCGGAGGTTTCCTTTGACGAACCTCTCAATATGGACTGGGACGGCAATGAGCTGTTGCTCTCCGATGTGATGGGCACAGACAATGATACCATTTACCGCAACATCGAAGAGCAGGTGGATCGGAAGATTTTGCGCACAGCTCTGTCCCGGCTGTCCGAGCGGGAGCGAAAGATCATGGAGCTCCGCTTCGGCCTCAACGGTGGGGAGGAGAAGACCCAAAAAGACGTGGCCGATCTGTTGGGGATCTCCCAGTCTTACATCTCCCGTCTGGAGAAGCGGATTATCAAACGGCTTCGCAAAGAATTTAACAAGATGGTGTAG
- a CDS encoding cell division protein SepF, giving the protein MERVMMFFGINEEEGQARFVTESDEEQPSGVRGRGNVVSLHTAQKQVRVMLAEPRSFDEVQNIADYLKNNRTTVVSLQRLPKDEAFRVIDFLSGTVYALNGSISKLSPETIIVSPPNVDIQGSISELIPDDANDLLR; this is encoded by the coding sequence ATGGAGCGTGTGATGATGTTCTTTGGAATCAACGAAGAGGAGGGACAAGCCCGATTTGTCACAGAGTCCGACGAAGAGCAACCGTCGGGCGTCCGGGGCAGGGGAAATGTGGTCTCCTTGCATACTGCACAAAAACAAGTGCGGGTGATGCTGGCGGAACCACGCTCTTTTGATGAGGTGCAGAATATCGCCGATTATCTGAAAAACAACCGCACCACGGTGGTCAGCCTGCAACGGCTTCCCAAGGATGAGGCCTTCCGGGTGATTGATTTTTTGAGCGGAACAGTTTACGCTTTAAACGGAAGCATCAGCAAACTGAGCCCGGAAACCATCATTGTGAGCCCGCCCAATGTGGATATCCAGGGATCCATCAGCGAACTGATTCCCGATGATGCCAATGACTTGTTGAGGTGA
- a CDS encoding DivIVA domain-containing protein, translating into MPLSPLDIHNKEFKRSFRGYDVDEVNDFLDQIIKDFEFLIREKQQLEQQVEELQQELEQVMDEQLSAPAQHTSPPAPPQPQPPQPRYPQHAEPPAPIQQQPSAASLSSMEQSIHKSIRVAQEVAEEVRLNAKKEAELIVQEAEKNADRIINEALQKARDVHTELMDLKQKATVYRARFRTLVQSHLDILDNTDWESLEELEEGLEEAGKQLDQYAEDRNENMMLQQPADDYGQAQDYGQDTFVSHSPLEDTNPPYDQRAYMGEEEEPHRDLRRTSRKMKRKAMF; encoded by the coding sequence ATGCCGCTCAGTCCTTTGGATATACACAATAAAGAGTTTAAACGCTCCTTTCGCGGCTATGACGTAGACGAGGTCAACGACTTCCTCGATCAGATTATCAAAGATTTCGAGTTTCTCATCCGTGAGAAACAGCAGTTGGAACAACAGGTGGAGGAATTGCAACAAGAGCTGGAACAAGTGATGGACGAGCAGTTGTCCGCTCCCGCTCAACACACGTCTCCCCCGGCACCACCGCAACCTCAACCGCCGCAACCCCGCTATCCGCAACATGCGGAACCGCCGGCACCGATACAACAACAGCCTTCCGCCGCTTCGCTCTCTTCCATGGAGCAAAGCATCCACAAGTCGATCCGTGTGGCTCAGGAAGTGGCTGAAGAGGTGCGCCTGAACGCCAAGAAAGAAGCGGAACTGATCGTTCAGGAAGCGGAGAAAAACGCGGATCGGATCATCAACGAAGCCTTGCAAAAAGCCCGGGATGTCCATACCGAATTGATGGATCTGAAACAAAAGGCGACGGTGTACCGGGCCCGCTTCCGCACGTTGGTGCAGTCTCACCTGGATATTCTCGACAACACCGACTGGGAGTCTCTTGAGGAACTGGAAGAAGGTCTGGAAGAGGCGGGCAAGCAACTGGACCAATATGCGGAAGACCGGAACGAAAACATGATGTTGCAACAACCTGCGGATGACTATGGACAAGCCCAGGATTACGGTCAGGATACCTTTGTCTCCCACTCTCCCTTGGAGGATACGAACCCTCCCTACGACCAGAGAGCATATATGGGAGAGGAAGAGGAGCCCCATCGCGATTTGCGTCGAACATCCCGAAAAATGAAGCGGAAAGCGATGTTTTGA
- a CDS encoding cell division protein FtsQ/DivIB, which produces MEQRVPPLRSPGRGRKPPSVAAILFILLFFLGISLVLFLRSPLSEIREIRIEGNRWLSDGKVLETARLMKGASWFHWDAKRAEERLRDLPEVKEASVIKSFPGKVRIRLREVNRVGYLSEGGQIYPLLSDGSILKKSPWKGEVDRPLVKGLNQSQERKWIAAGLAQLPPRVSAEISEIRPGGNDTYPDLVKVYTLRDHLIRVRARDFGEKMKYYPHFMDRPPGTLHLLESTWYVPGNRLSDAEK; this is translated from the coding sequence ATGGAACAACGGGTTCCGCCCTTACGTTCCCCGGGCCGGGGTCGAAAACCCCCCTCGGTTGCGGCCATCCTGTTTATTCTTCTGTTTTTCCTGGGGATTTCTCTGGTTTTGTTCCTGAGATCCCCTTTGAGTGAAATCAGGGAGATCCGCATAGAAGGAAACCGGTGGCTGAGTGACGGGAAGGTGTTGGAGACCGCCCGTCTGATGAAAGGGGCTTCCTGGTTCCATTGGGATGCAAAGCGGGCAGAGGAGCGCCTGCGGGATTTGCCGGAAGTCAAGGAGGCATCCGTGATCAAATCCTTTCCGGGAAAGGTGCGGATCCGGTTGCGGGAGGTGAATCGGGTGGGCTATCTGTCGGAAGGGGGTCAGATCTACCCGTTGCTGTCCGACGGTTCCATCCTGAAGAAGAGCCCATGGAAGGGAGAGGTGGACCGCCCGCTGGTGAAAGGGCTGAATCAGAGTCAAGAGCGCAAATGGATCGCCGCGGGATTGGCCCAACTTCCGCCCCGGGTATCTGCTGAGATCTCGGAGATCCGCCCCGGCGGGAACGATACATATCCTGATCTGGTCAAGGTATATACCCTGCGTGATCATTTGATTCGCGTCCGCGCCCGGGATTTTGGCGAAAAGATGAAATACTACCCCCATTTCATGGACCGTCCTCCGGGAACTCTCCATCTGCTGGAGAGCACATGGTATGTACCCGGGAATCGACTCTCCGATGCAGAAAAATGA
- the pgeF gene encoding peptidoglycan editing factor PgeF encodes MEPFQLQRGMGVPTFALVPWKRDFPELLAGMSARDGESIEDPDRTNYALHTGAPAERVIQNRKRLLAQLGVPFSAWTCGEQVHGVNIHEVTADQCGRGGKSMETAISGTDGLFTRERGILLTSFYADCVPLFFYSPDAGIVGVAHAGWRGTVGGIGPRMIRELVRRGAVREEIRAAIAPSIGGCCYEVDEQVATPVARLLPDPGPEILNPAGEGKWKLDLREANRRLLLKEGLKEHHVLVTGWCTSCHPELFHSHRRDRGRTGRMVSFIGMGKG; translated from the coding sequence ATGGAACCGTTTCAGCTGCAAAGGGGTATGGGGGTTCCAACTTTTGCTCTCGTTCCATGGAAAAGGGATTTTCCGGAGCTTTTGGCAGGAATGAGCGCAAGAGATGGAGAATCCATAGAAGACCCAGACCGTACCAATTATGCATTGCACACCGGCGCCCCTGCAGAACGTGTGATCCAAAACCGGAAACGGCTGTTGGCACAATTGGGTGTCCCCTTCTCTGCATGGACTTGCGGGGAACAGGTGCACGGGGTGAACATCCATGAAGTGACCGCTGACCAATGCGGCAGGGGCGGCAAAAGCATGGAAACCGCCATCTCCGGAACCGACGGCTTGTTCACCCGGGAGAGGGGCATTCTTCTGACCTCTTTTTACGCGGATTGCGTCCCCCTGTTCTTTTACAGTCCCGACGCGGGGATCGTCGGGGTGGCCCACGCCGGATGGCGGGGCACCGTGGGCGGAATCGGACCGCGGATGATCCGTGAACTGGTTCGCCGCGGCGCGGTGAGGGAGGAGATCCGGGCGGCCATCGCACCGTCGATCGGCGGTTGTTGCTATGAGGTGGACGAACAGGTGGCGACACCTGTTGCCCGGCTGTTGCCTGATCCCGGTCCGGAAATCTTGAATCCGGCGGGAGAGGGTAAATGGAAGCTGGATCTCAGGGAGGCGAACCGCCGTCTGTTGCTGAAGGAAGGCTTGAAAGAGCACCATGTCCTGGTTACGGGCTGGTGCACCAGCTGCCATCCGGAACTCTTCCATTCCCATCGCCGGGACAGGGGCCGAACCGGGCGAATGGTTTCTTTTATTGGAATGGGGAAAGGATGA
- the sigG gene encoding RNA polymerase sporulation sigma factor SigG — translation MARNKVEICGVDTSKLPVLKNEEMRALFRSLQEEGDRSAREKLVNGNLRLVLSVIQRFNNRGENVDDLFQVGCIGLMKAIDNFDLSQNVKFSTYAVPMIIGEIRRYLRDNNPIRVSRSLRDIAYKALQVRDSLTYRHSREPTIQEISEELNVSKEEVVFALDAIQDPVSLFEPIYQDGGDPIYVMDQLADDENKDLHWVEEIALREAMGRLNDREKMILSMRFFEGKTQMEVAEEIGISQAQVSRLEKAAIQQMNKYIL, via the coding sequence ATGGCGCGAAACAAAGTGGAAATATGCGGAGTTGATACTTCAAAGTTACCTGTGCTCAAGAACGAAGAGATGCGCGCCCTTTTTCGTTCCCTGCAGGAGGAGGGAGACCGCTCGGCCCGGGAGAAACTGGTCAACGGCAACCTCCGGCTGGTCCTGAGTGTGATTCAGCGCTTCAATAACCGTGGGGAAAATGTGGACGACCTGTTTCAGGTGGGTTGCATCGGATTGATGAAAGCGATCGACAACTTCGACCTGAGCCAAAATGTCAAGTTCTCCACTTATGCGGTCCCGATGATCATCGGGGAGATCCGCCGGTATCTTCGGGACAACAACCCGATCCGCGTCTCCCGCTCTCTGAGGGATATCGCCTACAAAGCGCTTCAGGTGAGGGATTCGTTGACTTACCGCCATTCCAGGGAACCGACGATCCAAGAAATCTCCGAAGAGCTGAATGTATCCAAGGAAGAAGTGGTGTTCGCCCTGGATGCGATTCAGGACCCGGTCTCTCTTTTCGAACCCATCTACCAGGATGGAGGCGATCCCATCTATGTGATGGACCAACTTGCAGATGACGAGAACAAGGACCTGCATTGGGTTGAAGAGATTGCCCTCCGGGAAGCGATGGGCCGATTGAACGATCGGGAGAAAATGATTTTATCCATGCGTTTCTTTGAAGGAAAGACACAGATGGAGGTGGCGGAAGAGATCGGCATTTCCCAGGCCCAGGTCTCCCGGCTGGAGAAAGCGGCGATTCAGCAGATGAATAAATATATCCTCTAG
- the ftsZ gene encoding cell division protein FtsZ — translation MLEFDMEVEQIAQIKVIGVGGGGSNAVNRMIESGVQGVEFIAVNTDAQALNRSHAPVKLQIGEKLTRGLGAGANPNVGKKAAEESLENIENVLKGADMVFVTAGMGGGTGTGAAPEIAEAAREQGALTVGVVTRPFTFEGRKRSLQADQGIAELKDKVDTLIVIPNDRLLEIVDKNTPMLEAFREADNVLRQGVQGISDLIAVPGLINLDFADVKTIMTERGSALMGIGMATGESRATEAAKKAICSPLLETSIDGARGVLMNITGGTNLSLYEVNEAADIVASASDPEVNMIFGAVINEDLKDEILVTVIATGFDHRKEPEQAKGKPQFGLDRDVRPADKPSQIDIVKPKSDGGGLEIPTFLRHRRKK, via the coding sequence ATGTTGGAGTTTGATATGGAAGTTGAACAAATTGCTCAGATCAAGGTGATCGGTGTGGGTGGCGGTGGAAGCAACGCTGTCAACCGCATGATTGAAAGCGGAGTGCAGGGGGTCGAGTTCATCGCTGTGAACACCGATGCCCAGGCACTCAACCGTTCCCATGCACCGGTCAAACTCCAGATCGGTGAAAAACTGACCCGGGGACTGGGGGCCGGGGCCAACCCCAATGTGGGAAAGAAAGCCGCCGAGGAAAGCCTGGAAAATATCGAAAATGTCCTCAAAGGGGCCGACATGGTTTTTGTCACCGCGGGAATGGGCGGGGGCACAGGTACGGGAGCCGCTCCGGAAATCGCCGAAGCGGCCCGGGAACAGGGAGCGCTCACCGTCGGTGTGGTGACCCGTCCCTTCACTTTTGAAGGGAGGAAACGCTCCCTTCAGGCGGATCAGGGGATTGCCGAGCTCAAGGATAAAGTGGACACCCTGATCGTCATCCCCAATGACCGGTTGTTGGAGATCGTGGATAAAAACACGCCCATGCTGGAAGCTTTCCGGGAAGCGGACAATGTCCTCCGCCAGGGGGTGCAGGGCATCTCCGATCTGATCGCGGTACCGGGCCTGATCAACCTGGACTTTGCCGACGTGAAAACGATTATGACAGAACGGGGTTCCGCCTTGATGGGGATCGGTATGGCCACCGGCGAGTCCAGGGCCACAGAGGCGGCCAAGAAAGCGATCTGCAGTCCTCTCCTGGAGACGTCCATCGATGGGGCCCGGGGCGTGCTGATGAACATCACCGGCGGCACCAACTTGAGTCTGTACGAAGTGAACGAAGCGGCTGATATTGTCGCCTCAGCCTCCGATCCGGAAGTGAACATGATCTTCGGGGCGGTGATCAACGAGGATCTGAAGGATGAGATCCTGGTGACGGTGATTGCCACAGGCTTTGATCACCGGAAGGAACCGGAACAAGCCAAAGGGAAACCCCAGTTTGGACTGGATCGGGACGTCCGTCCTGCGGATAAACCGAGCCAGATCGATATCGTCAAACCGAAATCGGATGGCGGGGGGTTGGAAATCCCCACCTTCCTGCGGCACCGTCGGAAGAAGTGA
- a CDS encoding YggS family pyridoxal phosphate-dependent enzyme, translated as MTSMDEIKERLDQVRENIQKACGRAGRNPAEVNVIAVTKYVDVETTRRVLDVGLTDIGESRAQEAVPKWEELGERGAWHFIGHLQRNKVKAVVGRFTYVHSLDRYSLARELNNRSEALGQPTRCFIQVNVAGEESKRGLKPEEVIDFAREAAELPWLQLAGLMTMAPFTEDPEEVRPVFRQLRGLQQEIRKLGDSRLNLPHLSMGMSRDYTVAVEEGATFVRLGSVLVGGPPGRR; from the coding sequence ATGACGAGCATGGATGAGATCAAAGAGCGGTTGGATCAGGTGAGGGAAAACATCCAGAAAGCATGCGGACGTGCCGGACGAAATCCTGCAGAGGTGAATGTGATCGCCGTCACCAAGTATGTCGATGTGGAGACCACCCGCCGGGTGTTGGATGTCGGACTGACCGACATCGGGGAAAGCCGTGCCCAAGAAGCTGTCCCCAAGTGGGAAGAGTTGGGGGAGCGGGGCGCCTGGCATTTTATCGGCCATCTCCAGCGCAACAAAGTGAAAGCCGTGGTGGGGCGCTTTACATATGTTCACTCCCTGGATCGCTATTCTCTCGCCCGGGAATTGAACAACCGTTCGGAAGCCTTGGGGCAGCCGACGCGCTGTTTCATTCAGGTGAATGTGGCGGGGGAAGAGTCGAAGCGAGGGCTGAAGCCGGAAGAAGTGATCGATTTTGCCCGTGAAGCGGCAGAGCTTCCTTGGCTTCAGTTGGCGGGATTGATGACGATGGCTCCGTTTACGGAAGATCCGGAAGAAGTGCGTCCCGTTTTTCGACAGTTGAGGGGCCTTCAGCAAGAGATCAGGAAGCTCGGGGATTCCCGCCTGAACCTCCCCCACCTGTCCATGGGGATGTCGCGGGATTATACGGTGGCCGTCGAGGAAGGTGCAACCTTTGTCCGCCTGGGTTCCGTTTTGGTGGGTGGACCTCCCGGGCGGCGGTGA
- a CDS encoding YlmC/YmxH family sporulation protein, with the protein MIKISELQAKDVVNVSDGRKLGQIYDLEIDLRLGKVKSLIIPGESRLFGLFTGGKEWVIPWSQIVRIGADVILVRLEPRREYEEVPEPRPLLSTNLDSEKG; encoded by the coding sequence ATGATCAAGATATCCGAACTGCAGGCCAAAGATGTGGTCAATGTCAGCGACGGGCGGAAACTGGGACAGATCTACGATCTGGAGATCGATCTCAGGTTGGGAAAGGTGAAGTCCCTTATCATTCCCGGGGAATCCCGTCTGTTCGGACTGTTCACCGGCGGGAAGGAATGGGTGATTCCCTGGAGTCAGATTGTACGGATCGGAGCAGACGTGATCCTGGTCCGTTTGGAACCCCGGCGGGAATATGAAGAAGTGCCCGAGCCGCGTCCCCTTCTGTCCACCAACCTGGATTCCGAAAAGGGATGA